Proteins from a genomic interval of Chitinophagales bacterium:
- a CDS encoding glycosyltransferase family 4 protein → MKILQICKKSLYPAKDGEAIAIRTITKGLYEAGHEVTVLTIATYKHPFDKEKLPNSLQQIAHFDSTFVNTNISSIAAFVNLFSSKSYSIQRFYNTDFEAQIIDYLQQTDFDVVHLEGVYLATYIPAIRQNCKAPIVMRAHNLEFEIWERLAAEQTNPLKWWYMTLLAKRMKKFELDSLQLYDGLVPISVVDERQWKDFGFSKPCWTMAGSIDLKDYPLAEKTIVDVPSVFFIGSLDWMPNIEGLQWFFGEVWSQVIEVFPDLQCFIAGRNAPDWFLKQQIPNVVFVGEVPNAVEFMQSKGAMICPLFSGSGMRIKIIEAMALAKPIVATSIAAEGINCSSGENILMADLPKAFAGALLKCVESEIFAGKIGENAREFVVREHDTRELIEGLVGFYEGVIGGK, encoded by the coding sequence ATGAAAATTCTACAAATCTGCAAAAAGTCCTTATATCCTGCCAAAGATGGTGAAGCAATCGCTATTCGCACGATTACCAAAGGTTTGTACGAAGCAGGGCATGAGGTGACAGTCTTGACGATTGCGACCTATAAACATCCCTTTGACAAAGAAAAACTGCCCAATTCCCTTCAACAGATAGCCCATTTTGACAGCACTTTTGTCAATACCAACATTTCTTCCATTGCAGCTTTTGTAAATCTATTTTCTTCAAAGTCTTACAGTATTCAACGCTTCTACAACACTGATTTTGAAGCCCAAATCATTGATTATTTGCAGCAAACGGATTTTGATGTGGTGCATTTGGAAGGCGTTTATTTGGCGACTTATATTCCTGCGATTCGCCAAAACTGCAAAGCACCGATTGTGATGCGGGCGCACAATTTGGAGTTTGAGATTTGGGAGCGATTGGCTGCCGAACAGACGAATCCTTTGAAATGGTGGTACATGACTTTATTGGCAAAACGCATGAAAAAATTTGAATTGGATAGCCTGCAATTGTACGATGGATTGGTGCCGATTTCGGTGGTTGATGAACGGCAATGGAAAGACTTTGGGTTTTCAAAACCTTGTTGGACGATGGCGGGGAGTATTGATTTGAAGGACTATCCTTTGGCTGAAAAAACTATTGTTGATGTTCCTTCGGTATTTTTTATTGGTTCATTGGATTGGATGCCGAATATTGAAGGACTGCAATGGTTTTTTGGAGAAGTTTGGAGTCAGGTCATTGAAGTGTTTCCTGACCTTCAATGTTTTATTGCAGGGAGAAATGCACCTGATTGGTTTTTGAAGCAGCAGATTCCGAATGTGGTTTTTGTGGGAGAAGTACCGAATGCGGTTGAGTTTATGCAGTCAAAAGGGGCGATGATTTGCCCGCTTTTTTCGGGTAGTGGAATGCGTATCAAAATCATTGAAGCGATGGCTTTGGCGAAACCGATTGTGGCGACAAGTATTGCAGCAGAGGGAATCAATTGCAGTTCGGGTGAAAATATTTTGATGGCAGATTTGCCAAAAGCGTTTGCGGGGGCTTTGTTGAAATGTGTGGAGAGTGAAATTTTCGCAGGGAAAATTGGAGAGAATGCGAGGGAGTTTGTTGTGAGGGAGCATGATACAAGAGAATTGATTGAAGGGTTGGTGGGTTTTTATGAGGGGGTGATTGGCGGGAAATAA